From Brassica oleracea var. oleracea cultivar TO1000 chromosome C3, BOL, whole genome shotgun sequence, a single genomic window includes:
- the LOC106328069 gene encoding 60S acidic ribosomal protein P0-1, with the protein MAVKATKAEKKIVYDSKLCQLLNEYPQILIVAADNVGSTQLQNIRKGLRGDSVVLMGKNTMMKRSVKLHAQKTGNDGFLNLMPLLQGNVGLIFTKGDLKEVSEEVAKYKVGAPARVGLVAPIDVVVQPGNTGLDPSQTSFFQVLNIPTKINKGTVEIITPVELIKKGDKVGSSEAALLAKLGIRPFSYGLVVESVYDNGSVFDPEVLNLTEDDLVEKFAAGVSLVTALSLSISYPTIAAAPHMFINAYKNVLAVALATEYSFPQAENVKEFLKDPSKFAVAAAAAAPVSGESGGAPVAAAVVEEAADESDGDMGFDLFG; encoded by the exons ATGGCGGTGAAAGCAACGAAGGCGGAGAAGAAGATCGTGTACGACTCGAAGCTCTGCCAGCTTCTGAATGAGTACCCTCAGATCCTCATCGTCGCGGCGGATAACGTCGGGTCCACTCAGCTTCAGAACATTAGGAAAGGTCTGCGCGGAGATTCGGTTGTTCTCATGGGGAAGAACACGATGATGAAGAGGTCTGTTAAGCTTCATGCTCAGAAAACGGGAAATGATGGGTTTCTTAATCTCATGCCTCTCCTTCAG GGTAATGTTGGGCTTATCTTCACCAAGGGTGACTTGAAGGAAGTCAGCGAGGAGGTTGCTAAGTACAAG GTTGGAGCTCCAGCTCGTGTTGGCTTAGTTGCTCCAATCGATGTGGTTGTGCAACCAGGCAACACTGGCCTCGACCCATCGCAGACCTCTTTCTTCCAAGTGCTCAACATTCCAACCAAGATCAACAAAGGTACCGTTGAGATCATAACCCCTGTTGAGCTCATCAAGAAAGGCGACAAGGTCGGCTCCTCCGAGGCTGCGCTTCTAGCCAAGCTCGGAATCAGGCCGTTCTCTTACGGTCTCGTCGTGGAGTCGGTCTACGACAACGGCTCAGTGTTTGACCCCGAGGTGCTTAACCTCACTGAAGACGACCTTGTTGAAAAGTTTGCAGCTGGTGTCTCGCTGGTGACCGCCCTTTCTCTTTCCATCTCTTACCCAACCATTGCAGCTGCGCCTCACATGTTCATCAATGCTTACAAGAATGTTCTCGCTGTTGCCTTGGCTACTGAGTATTCTTTCCCTCAGGCTGAGAATGTGAAGGAGTTCCTCAAG GATCCAAGCAAGTTTGCAGTTGCTGCTGCGGCGGCTGCACCTGTTTCCGGAGAATCTGGTGGAGCTCCTGTGGCGGCTGCTGTGGTGGAAGAAGCTGCGGATGAGTCTGATGGGGACATGGGTTTCGATCTGTTCGGCTAA